The Accipiter gentilis chromosome 7, bAccGen1.1, whole genome shotgun sequence genome includes a region encoding these proteins:
- the TSHZ3 gene encoding teashirt homolog 3 produces the protein MPRRKQQAPRRAAAYVSDELKAAALVEEDVEPDENAVDGEPSAKYACPEKDFSKNCQSYQNSPAAEFSSHEMDSESHISETSDRMADFESSSIKNEEESKEVSIPLEDSTVSDSLEQMKAVYNNFLSNSYWSNLNLNLHQPISEKNNGSSSSSSSSSSSCGSGSFDWHQTAMAKTLQQVSQSRILPEPSLFSTVQLYRQSSKLYGSIFTGASKFRCKDCSAAYDTLVELTVHMNETGHYRDDNHETDNNNPKRWSKPRKRSLLEMEGKEDAQKVLKCMYCGHSFESLQDLSVHMIKTKHYQKVPLKEPVTPVAAKIIPATRKKASLELELPSSPDSTGGTPKATISDTNDALQKNSNPYITPNNRYGHQNGASYAWHFEARKSQILKCMECGSSHDTLQELTAHMMVTGHFIKVTNSAMKKGKPIIEAPATPTITSLVDEKVQSVPLAATTFTSPSNTPSSVSPKLNVEIKKEVDKERGSADDKMKDKEKSSEDEEKYDISSKYHYLTENDLEESPKGGLDILKSLENTVTSAINKAQNGTPSWGGYPSIHAAYQLPNMMKLSLGSSGKSTPLKPMFGNSDLVSPTKNQPLVSPPSSQTSPVPKTNFHAMEELVKKVTEKVAKVEEKMKEPEGKLSPMKRATPSPCSSEVSEPLKMESSNDGGFKSQQNSPVPQRDGCKDSPTVEPVENGKEPVKSIVSSLSSSTAIITDHPPEQPFVNPLSALQSVMNIHLGKAAKPSLPALDPMSMLFKMSNSLAEKAAVATPPLQSKKTDHLDRYFYHVNNDQPIDLTKGKSDKSCSLGSALLSSTSTSSASSSSTVTTAKTSAVVSFMSNSPLRENALSDISDMLKNLTESHTSKSSTPSSISEKSDIDGTTIEEPEESTPAQKRKGRQSNWNPQHLLILQAQFAASLRQTSEGKYIMSDLSPQERMHISRFTGLSMTTISHWLANVKYQLRRTGGTKFLKNLDTGHPVFFCNDCASQIRTPSTYISHLESHLGFRLRDLSKLSSEQINNQIAQAKSPSEKLVTSSPEEDIGTSYQCKLCNRTFASKHAVKLHLSKTHGKSPEDHLLYVSELEKQ, from the coding sequence CCTATGTTTCAGAcgaactaaaagcagcagcactggtggAAGAAGATGTGGAACCTGATGAAAATGCAGTTGATGGGGAGCCTTCAGCAAAGTATGCATGTCCAGAAAAAGACTTCAGTAAGAACTGCCAAAGCTACCAAAACTCTCCAGCAGCTGAATTTTCTAGCCATGAAATGGACAGTGAGTCACATATCAGTGAGACAAGTGACCGCATGGCAGACTTTGAGAGCAGCTCTATTAAAAACGAGGAAGAGAGCAAGGAGGTTTCGATACCACTGGAAGACTCTACTGTATCTGATAGTTTAGAACAAATGAAAGCTGTATATAATAACTTCCTCTCCAATTCCTACTGGTCCAATCTCAATTTGAACCTTCACCAGCCGATTTCAGAAAAGAACAATggtagcagcagcagtagcagcagcagcagtagcagttGTGGAAGTGGCAGCTTTGACTGGCACCAGACTGCCATGGCTAAAACACTGCAGCAAGTTTCTCAGAGCAGAATTCTTCCTGAACCGAGTCTTTTTAGCACAGTTCAATTGTACAGACAAAGCAGTAAGCTTTATGGCTCTATATTTACTGGAGCCAGTAAATTCCGCTGTAAAGACTGCAGCGCTGCCTATGATACTTTAGTAGAATTAACAGTGCACATGAATGAAACGGGACATTATCGAGATGACAACCATGAAACTGATAACAATAACCCCAAAAGATGGTCCAAACCACGTAAACGTTCTTTGCTTGaaatggaagggaaagaagaTGCCCAGAAAGTATTAAAGTGTATGTACTGTGGTCATTCATTTGAATCTCTTCAGGATTTGAGTGTTCATatgatcaaaacaaaacactaccaaaaagTGCCTCTGAAGGAACCTGTTACACCTGTAGCAGCAAAAATCAtcccagctactagaaagaaagcaTCACTGGAGCTTGAACTTCCAAGTTCTCCAGACTCCACAGGTGGGACACCAAAAGCAACAATCTCGGATACCAACGATGCACTTCAAAAGAATTCTAATCCTTACATTACGCCAAATAATCGCTATGGTCACCAGAACGGTGCCAGCTATGCCTGGCACTTTGAGGCGAGGAAATCTCAAATTCTGAAGTGCATGGAGTGCGGAAGTTCACATGACACTCTGCAGGAACTCACGGCTCACATGATGGTGACGGGACATTTTATTAAAGTCACCAACTCTGCCATGAAAAAAGGGAAGCCAATTATAGAAGCCCCAGCAACACCAACAATAACGTCCTTAGTAGATGAGAAAGTCCAGTCTGTGCCACTAGCTGCCACCACTTTTACGTCTCCTTCCAATACACCTTCTAGTGTTTCCCCTAAattaaatgttgaaataaaaaaagaagtagataAAGAAAGAGGCAGTGCTGATGacaaaatgaaagacaaagaaaagtcaAGTGAAGATGAGGAGAAGTATGATATCTCCTCAAAATACCATTACTTGACTGAAAATGACCTAGAAGAAAGCCCTAAGGGGGGATTAGATATATTGAAGTCTTTGGAAAACACAGTTACATCAGCTATAAACAAAGCCCAGAATGGCACGCCAAGCTGGGGTGGCTACCCCAGCATTCATGCTGCCTATCAGCTGCCTAATATGATGAAGCTGTCACTGGGTTCATCTGGGAAGAGTACACCATTAAAACCTATGTTTGGAAACAGTGACCTAGTGTCACCAACTAAAAACCAGCCCTTGGTGTCTCCACCAAGCAGTCAGACCTCACCCGTGCCAAAAACAAACTTCCATGCCATGGAAGAGTTGGTAAAGAAAGTCACCGAGAAGGTGGCtaaagtggaggaaaaaatgaaggagCCGGAAGGAAAGCTTTCTCCAATGAAGCGTGCGACGCCTTCGCCATGCAGTAGTGAAGTCAGTGAACCCCTTAAGATGGAGTCCTCCAATGATGGTGGCTTCAAAAGCCAGCAGAACAGCCCAGTCCCTCAGAGAGATGGTTGCAAGGATAGTCCAACTGTAGAACCTGTGGAAAACGGGAAGGAGCCTGTGAAGTCCATCGTAAGTTCtttgagcagcagcacagctatcATTACTGATCATCCTCCCGAACAGCCATTTGTAAATCCATTAAGTGCACTGCAATCTGTCATGAATATTCACCTTGGGAAGGCAGCAAAGCCGTCTTTGCCCGCTTTGGATCCAATgagcatgctttttaaaatgagcaaCAGTTTGGCGGAAAAGGCTGCAGTGGCCACCCCACCTCTACAGTCCAAAAAAACAGACCACTTAGACCGTTATTTTTATCATGTCAACAATGACCAACCCATAGATTTGACGAAAGGCAAGAGTGACAAAAGCTGCTCTTTGGGTTCAGCGCTTTTGTCATCCACATCGACATCTTCTGCATCTTCTTCATCTACAGTGACAACAGCAAAGACATCTGCAGTCGTGTCATTCATGTCAAACTCGCCGCTACGCGAGAATGCCTTGTCAGATATATCTGATATGCTGAAGAACCTGACAGAAAGTCACACATCAAAATCTTCCACACCTTCCAGCATATCTGAGAAATCTGACATTGATGGTACCACAATAGAGGAACCAGAAGAGAGTACACCAGCTCAGAAAAGGAAGGGACGTCAGTCTAACTGGAACCCTCAGCACTTGCTCATATTGCAGGCCCAGTTTGCAGCTAGTTTACGGCAGACTTCAGAGGGGAAATACATCATGTCAGACTTGAGCCCTCAAGAAAGAATGCACATTTCCAGGTTTACGGGACTTTCAATGACCACAATTAGCCACTGGCTAGCCAATGTGAAATACCAGCTCCGAAGGACGGGGGGAACTAAGTTCCTTAAAAATTTGGACACTGGGCACCCAGTGTTCTTTTGTAATGACTGTGCTTCACAGATCAGAACTCCTTCAACTTATATCAGTCATCTTGAATCGCATCTGGGTTTCAGGTTAAGAGACTTGTCCAAACTGTCCAGTGAACAGATTAACAATCAGATAGCACAAGCAAAGTCACCGTCTGAAAAACTGGTGACGTCCTCTCCAGAGGAAGATATCGGAACTTCTTATCAGTGCAAACTTTGTAACAGGACTTTTGCAAGCAAGCATGCTGTTAAACTTCATCTTAGTAAAACACATGGGAAGTCACCAGAGGATCATCTTCTGTATGTTTCAGAGTTAGAGAAGCAGTAG